The Marinomonas profundi DNA segment GGCGAGTTACGAACAACACAAAGGCGCAAGCAATGACAACCAAGCCACTCTATGGTCTGGTTATGAATTCCGCTTTTAGACGACTTTTTTCATTATAACGATTTTCCATTTAACAAACATAGACCACATACCATGCGACTAGATAAACGACTAATAGCGACATTGATGATGATACTGGCGGGGAATGCCGTGGCGTTTACCCCGAGCGCGGCGCAAATTAACCAGCTCAAAAATTTGCCCAAAGCCCAGCAAGAGGCATTGGCTCGCCAATATGGTGTGGATCTGGATTCCATGATGGGCGGCGGTACGTCAGCCAGCCCAGTACAACAGGCCCCTGTACTAGCGCCTATCAGTAACTCAGCACCCCAACCTCAGACCGATAACAACACCGCGAAAGAGAATAGCACCACGAAAACGCCGCTGTTTGGCTACGATGTTCTTAACGGTGGTGACATGGGCTTCACCGTGGTAGACGATTTACCCGTACCACTGGACTATCAAGTGGGGCCAGGGGATGTCATTAATCTACAAATGTTTGGTAAAAGCAGCCAAAATGCGTCTTTAACAATCGACCGTGACGGCACGATTAACCTACCAGAATTAGGCCCACTTGCGGTATCAGGCCAAAACTTTGAGCAATTAAGACAGCAGATAATCAATGTTATAAAACAAAAAGTGATCGGCGTGGATGTGTCGGTCACCATGGGTGCCATGCGCACCATGCAAGTGTATATCGTTGGTGAAGCTACCCAGCCAGGTGCTTACAATGTCAATGGCCTAACCACCATTACCCAAGCACTCCTCGCCAGCGGCGGCGTCAAACAGAGCGGCAGTCTTCGCCATATTCAACTAAAGCGCAAAGGCAAGGTCGTCACCGAGTTTGACCTTTATGATCTATTGATCAACGGCGATACGTCCAAAGATGTGCGTCTTTCTTCTGGAGACACGCTGTTTATCCCGATGCGCAACAATCGCATCACGATTGAAGGGCAAGTCGCTCGCCCCGCAACTTATGAACTTAAAGACGATGCCAGTTTAAATACGCTACTTGCCACCGCAGGCGGCGCAAAACCTCAAGCATTTCTCTCAAAAGTGAACGTACGTCGTACCAACGCCAAGGGTGTACAACAAATCACCCTAGATTTATCAACCGCAGCGGGTCGACGCTTTACGTTAGAAGACGGTGATGAAATTCGTTTGGATTCCGTCGCCAGCTCACTCAAAAATGCCATCGCCGTACGGGGTGAAGTGGCTCGTCAAGGAGCATTAAGCTTTACTCCTGGAATGCGAGTTCGCGATGCCATAGGCTCGATTGATAACGGCTTAAAACAAAGCGCCGATGTAAACTACGCCCTGCTAGTGCGCGAGATCAATCAAAATCAGCACATAGAAGTTTACCAATTTAGCCTCTTAGAAGCGCTCACCAACCCAACCTCATTAGACAACCTAGTACTGCAAGAAAAAGACCAAATCTTCGTATTTGATAATGGCTTGGCACAAGGCTACTGGTTTGGCTCTTACGCCAACAGCAAAGCCAAAGGCGAGCAAGGGGGCACGTCTAAAGAACGCGAAGTCCTAGACGCTCAAACAGGCGCCATCGTGGTGCAAGCAGAAGCCACCGAACTAGATGTCGCAGGCATTAACCAAGTATCAAACGCGGCAGAATTGCGCAAAGCCAGCCGAGAAAGCCTATTAGAACCGATTTTAGATCGACTCAAAGAACAAGCCAGCTTCAGTCGCCCAGCGCAACTGATCGAAATCTCTGGTGCGGTGAAATTCCCAGGCACTTATCCGCTGGTCAAAAACGTCAAGGTCTCTTCCCTCTTGGCCGCCGCTGGCGGATTGGCTGAAAACGCCTATCTCAACTCAGCCGAACTGTCACGTCGTGTCGCAACAAGTGGAGACCCAGCACTCGACAGAGTCAACTTCTCACTGAACGATGCCATAAGCGGCAAATACCCAATTCAACTCGGGCCGATGGATCACCTGATTATAAAAACCCAACCCGGTTGGCAAGAAGGCATGATCGTCGAACTGCAAGGGGAATTTATTTTCCCTGGCCGCTACACCTTCCAGCGTGGCGAAACCCTTAAAGACGTCATAGAACGAGCAGGCGGCTTCACTGAATTTGCTTACCCTGACGGTGCCGTATTAAGCCGCGAGCGCTTAAAACGCCAAGAAGCAGAACGACTCAAATACATTAATGCCCAGCTAAAACAAGAAATTAGCAACATGTCACTGCGCCGCCAAGGCTCAACCTCTTCGACCGACCCTGCGCAAGCCATTGCCATTGTTGATCAGCTCGACCAAGCCGAACCCGTTGGCCGTTTAGTCATTGATCTAAACCGCGCCATGGCAGGCAACCAACAAGCAAATTTAATGCTCGAAAAAGGCGACAAACTCTTTGTGCCAGCGCTTAACCCCGTTGTCAGCATTGTCGGAGAAGTGCAATTTACTTCTCACCACACCTTTGACCCAGCCCTCACAGTAGACGACTACATCCTCTCTGCCGGTGGCACCAAACGCCAAGCCGACACAGACCGAGTCTACATAGTGAAAGCCAACGGTTCCGTGGAAATGCCTAACAACTCCTTCTGGTTCAGTCGTCAATATGACCCTCTAGCGCCTGGCGACACCGTCATCGTACCGATCAATACCGACTACCTAGACGGGCTCAGCACGCTATCTACCGCCACACAAATACTGTATCAAATTGGCGTAGCATGGAGCGCAATAAAAGACTAAACCCAACAACAGCCAAAAAAGGGGTCAGAACCCATAAGCGCAGACAAAACGCCTTAAACGTTCTCCCCTTTTCGGCTAACTTCTTTTTTATGACGTAACGCATAACACAAAGCGAAGAATGATAATGAACGACAACTACCAGCTCCCCTCTCAGCATTACCAACAACACGATGACGAGATCGACCTAAAAGAACTGTTTCTCGCCCTTTGGAAAGGCAAATGGATCATTATATTCAGCACCTTCGTGTTTGCCGTAGGTGGCGTCTTATACGCCCTATCTCAACCCAACACCTACAAAGCAGAAGCCATACTCGCCTCAGCCAGTGCAGGACAAGGCGGCGGCTTATCGGCCATGGCGTCACAATTTGGCGGACTCGCCTCCCTAGCCGGCATCAGCTTAGGTGGTGGCGGCACAGACGACAAAGCCATGGCCCTAGCCACCTTACAATCGCGCCAATTCCTCAACGCCTTTATCAACAAATACGACATATTAGTACCGCTCATGGCAGGGGAAAAATGGCACCCAGCCGACGACACCCTCATCATCAACCCTGAACTCTACAGCACAGAACAACAACAATGGATCAGAGAAGTTGAACCAGGAAAATCGCCCCAACCAACCGACTGGGAAGCTTACAAAACATTTAAAACCATGCTCGCCATCAGCGAAGCCAAAGACACCGGCCTCGTTAATCTCTCTATCACCCACCTATCCCCCACCATCGCCAAACAATGGGTAGACTGGCTCGTCATCGACTTAAACGCCTGGGTGAAAAACAACTCCCTCAGCGACACCCGCCGCAACATCAGCTACCTAGAAGAACAAATTGACAAAACCAACATCGCCGACATGCAATCCGTCTTTTATCAACTGATTGAAGAACAAACCAAAAAACTCATGCTCGCCGAAGTACAAGACGAATTCGCCTTCAAAATCATCGACCCCGCCGTCGTCCCAGAAGAAAAAGCCGGCCCCAAACGCGCCCTAATATGCGTACTCGCCGTACTACTCGGCGGCATGCTCGGCACAGCCATCGTACTCATACGATTCGCCTTCACCAAAAAAGACTAGCCGCGACTTATTTCGTAAGCATGAGCGAAGCGGCTCTTGTTCAAAGGAAATACCCTTGTATATTGATTCAGAATCAGGCGTGTAACATTACTTAGCCTATAATTGCTTGATTTATATTGGTTTATAGGCCTGATGAGGGAGGGACGACCGTTATCAGGCGTGTGACGTCATTCAGCCCACAATGGGTTGATTTATATTGGTTTTTGTAGGCCGGATGAGATGAGGAACGAGTCGTAATCCGGCATTTACCTTAAACACAACATCAAACACAACACGCAACTTGTATTTACAACTCAATACCGAGAAAATGCCGCTCTAGTATTTAACACATCTGTCTAGGAAGACTATTTTCACATGACCATTCTCACCACACTTGGCCCATTATTAATCGCCCTACTTTTTGGTTACTGGGTAAACATCAAACTCTTCACCCCAGCTCGCGTGGCAAAAGGACTCGAACAGCTTGTCTATCTCATACTCGGACTCATAGGTTTCAGTTTGGGTGCATTGGACAACCTTACCGAAAAATTATTAATTGCTGGTTATCAAGCCATTGTGTTTTTTGGTCTGATTAGCGTATTGAGCCTAGCAGGCTTGTATTTCAGTGGCCTTCGCTTTGGCGGTACGCATGCGGATAGTCTGGCTCAAGGCCCAAGTGACAGTAAAACCCATGCCCTGATTGACGCGCTAAAAACCATCGCTTGGGTAATAGGTGGCGTGATTGTCGGCATATTTGCCAAAGACTGGCTAACCGGAGTGGACGAACTGGTAACAGGCTTACTGTATATTTTACTTTTTCTAATCGGCTGCCAACTGCGTCAAGGCAATCATCGTCTACGCAAACTCTTTTTAAACTCTCAAGGCGTCATTATCGCCCTAGTGACTATTTTCACCACATTATTAGCCGGTTGGATTGGGAGCCTAATTTTAGGGTTAAGTTGGAACCAAGGACTTGCCGTCGTATCAGGCTTCGGCTGGTACAGTTTATCTGGCATTCTTATCACAGGCTTAGGTGATCCAGTACTGGGCACCACCGCCTTCTTGCTTGATCTTGGACGTGAGATATTAGCCCTCATGTTGATTCCGTTCTTGGCACGACTAAATAGCCACATGTCGGTGGGTTATTCTGGTGCGACGGCAATGGATTTTACTTTACCCATGCTAGGGAAATTTCACGGCGCGCAAATCATCCCTGTTTGCATCGCCAGCGGCTTCATCATGAGCATACTCGTGCCCGTTCTGATTCCATTGTTTATGGGAATAAGTTAAAAAAGCATCCTTTTCGCGTTTGTCGGCCATTAGGCCGTCAAAAGCCCAATCACATCAAACCAAAACCCTCTTCACGATGAATGACGCCTTGTCACACTTTAGGTTACTATTACTCCTCAGTATTTTAGTCAAAAGAGATGCAACTCATGCGCACATTGGTCGTTGTAAGAACATTAAAAACTGGCGGGATGGAGCGTGTTGCCGTTAACCTGGCCGACGCCTTCGCAGATCAAGGCCATGAAAGCCATTTACTCTACTTCAAAATACGCAAAGACCCACTCTACCCAAATAACAAAAGCGTTATATTACATGAGTTTAATGTCAACAAACTGGCAATCGGCCGACCGTTAAGTATCTTCGCCGAAATCACCGCCAAGCTTTGTAACCTAGCTTGGCGAAAATCACACTTCCTTATTGCAGGGTGGTACGGTGGCCAACAGCTACAAGAAAAAGTCGCTCAATTGGAAAAGCAATACGGTCAATTTGATCGTATCGTCTTCAGAGGCGAAGGAACCTACGAAAGCGTGTGGTCATTCCAACATGACAACGCCATTTACGTGTTAGAAAACATTGTCAAAGCCAATTCGAATAGCAAACGCTTGTCCAAAAAGCGCTTTCATGCGCTTTTCCAAAATAAGCAACTTGCCGCTGTCTCCAATGGCGTAAAAAACGCCGCCATCGCGCTATTTGACAAAGAAAATATTACCCCTCAACACATCCAAGTGATTACCAATCCTTGCCCAATTGAACAAATTCGTCAGCAAGCAAACGCCGAAAAACCACAGGGAATGCCAGATGGCCCCTACATTGTCAACGTAGCCAGACTGGTCCCACAAAAAGACCAACAAATGCTACTAGAAGCCTACGCCAAAAGCCGAACAACACTTCCCTTGGTCATCGTTGGAGAAGGCAAATTAAAGACCGAATTACAAAATACCGCAAAGTCCCTAGGAATAGACAACAAGGTGCACTTTGTTGGCAACCAAGCGAACCCCTATGTATGGATGAAACACGCCAGCTTATTCGTACTAAGCTCTAAATTCGAAGGACTAGGCATTGTACTGTTTGAATCCCTTGCTTGTGGCACCCCCATTATATCCGTCGACTGCCCCGGCGGAGTTCGAGACATTTTCAAAGACGAACTCGAATCCTACCTATGCGAACAAAATGCCGACGCACTCGCACAAAAAATAGATCAAATCGTCGAACAAAACGGCTACCCAATACAAGAAAAGTGGATAGAAGACTTCAAACCAGAAAACGTCGTCAAAGCCTTCCTACACAAACCCCATCCCCTGTAGGTCGGCCTTTAGGCTTAAGGATCCCCACATTTATTTTTAGCACTTGGTTTCCAATAGAAGAAGGTCTAACGCCTCAAATAACATTCTTTCTGTTATTTCATAACGGGAGGTTTTCAGGATCCTTTTGGCTAAATAGCAATAAGACAATACTCGCCTCGTTGTTATCGTATTTGATTGGAAATGACGATGATAACCTTGCATCTCAGCCGCTTTCCCAATGACGTAAAGGCACCATTGAGCAAGCAAGGCAATTAACAGAAGGGTTTGTAATCGCTCAATAGATTGGCTTCGGCTACGTTTTAGTCCTAGCCCATAATATTCGTTCTTCGTGTCTCGGAATGCTTCTTCGATGGTCATTCTGCGCTTATAAATATTGACTAGAGCAAGAGGAGGAAACTCGCCTTTTGGCAAGTTACTGACTAGAAACCAAGGCTCTCTGTTTGCTTTAGAGCACTTCTTATAATTGTTACAGTTTGGTCTTTTAACGGGTTTGCTTTTTTTCTTTGTAGGGCGTGGACTTTTATACAAAACACCACGACAAGGCCATTGTTGTTGCTTTGATAGACGCAAGCCGGACAACTCCATTGGTTTTGTGGTGGCTTGATGATGATAACCGTCGACGAGAGTCCATTGTGGTCGTTTATCCGTTTGGCATTTTACCGTTCCACGTGTACGTGCAAGCCAATACCAATCTAATTGCTCTATTGCTTTGAACCACGGAACCTTAAATCCTGCGTCTGTGCAGATAATAGGGGTACAGTCAGAGGGAAGTATTTGCTTTAAATTATTTAAGAAGTCGACATGTCTTTTATGATTATTCATAGCTCCTTCAGGGTGTACTTCTTCATATAAAGTGAAAGCTCTTCCCTGAAAGGCCACTGAGGCGCGCAGTAAAACAAAGCTAAAATCATAAACACTTGACCAATCAACAATGATGGGCAAGAACTCTTGTGAAGAAAAGTGAGAGGCGAGGGTCTTATAAAATTGATTTCGGCATTGATGTAATTGGATGTTTCCTAACAGTCTATCAACTCGTTTAATGCAATATTTTTCAATGACGTTAGCGTCTTCTCCTAGTTTTCTACCAATTGCCGTTAGGCTTAATCTGGCGCCTTCTTTAACGGAGGATACTACATCCGATAAAGCTGTATAGGTTCGCTTATCAATGGAGATTGAATTGTCAGGAAGTAAACTTGATAATAACAATGTGATGCCCCTTGTCTGGCTTATTTTTTGGCGAAAATAGTTTAACCAACAAGTGGGCATCACTCTATATTTGTGGGGATCCTTAAGCCTTTAGGCCGACAAAAACCGAATCACACCAACCCCCTTACTTCGACAGACAGTCAACAAACCGTAAAGAGCAACAAATAAACAAAACGGCTTTAGCAAACACTGTCATCCTTGTGTAAAAGCGATTGTCTCAGCAAAGAGCAGAGGATTAATCTCATTGAACGTCTTGTGCTTTGTGGAACCGTTCTTGAAACTAAACGAGATCTTATGGAACTCAAACAAAGTGTGCAGGTGAAGGGGTCGCTTTGGTAACGTGACAGCATATAAACTGGCATAAACAGCCTACCTTATGTTAGAACATTCATGTTAAACAGAAACGACGGATCTGATTTTGCAAAGCACAAGGCGTATACCATTGTTCCTACTTTGTTTACGCCCCATAAATGCTTTATTAAATGCTGGTCAAAAAATGCAAATCTAACTCCGTCTTAACGCTTCACATCACAAAGTGATAAACCAACAAATAATGGAACACCTTTCCTTATGAAAAAAATAGTTATGAAAAAAACACTTATTGCGGCGCTGGTTATGTCCTCTGTTTCTTTTGCGTACGCAGACGACAGTACAATTAAACTGGATTCTAAAGAACAACGTCTGGGTTACAGCATTGGCACCATGTTTGGTTCGCGCATGTCACAAGATTTCTCTGAACTAGATATGAAAACCTTCATGGCTGGCTTCCAAGACGCGTTTGCCGGCAAAGAAGGTCAAATGACTATGGATGAAGTGACACAAACCATCCAAAGCTACCAGCAAGAACAAATGGAAAAAGCACAGCTTGAAGAAGCCAAAGCCGCTGAAGAAGCCAAAGCCGCTTCCGCTGCATGGTTAAAAGAGAAAGAAGCCGAAGACGGTGTGAAAAAAACTGAATCTGGTTTGTTGTATAAAGTCATTACAGTAGGTAAAGGCGAAAAACCAAGCGCAACAGACACTGTTGAAGTCGATTACGAAGGCAGCCTAACAGACGGCACCGTATTCGATAGCTCATACAAACGTGGTGAAGCAATTACTTTCCCATTGAATGGTGTTATTCCAGGTTGGACAGAAGGTCTACAACTTATGCCTGTTGGCTCTAAATACGAACTATACATCCCAGCTGATCTAGCCTACGGCCCAGGCGGCACAGGCCCTATTCCGGCTTATGCCGCGTTGAAATTTGTGGTTGAACTTCACAAAGTAGTCAACGAAGAAAGCGAAACAGAAGCTGCCAAGTAAATGTCTTGTTGTGAAAGATAAACGGATTAAAAATGGTCATCTGCTGATGACCATTTTTTTGCTCCAACCACTTAAGCGGATTACTTGACAGCAGGTGCCCCATTCCACCACACCAAATCACAACTTTCAGTCATATCTTGTATACCTAAACCCATAACTATTTGTATACTACGCACCAATCATATTTTTTCCTTAAAGCACCACCTCACGGACATGAGTTTACAATGACTTTTTCTGCTACTGGATTTACCCGCATATTTGAACGCCGATCATCGGAAGACCAACCTGCTTGGCTTATATACATAGGTACTCTATCAGTAATAATCTATGCAATTTCGAGAACAGGCTTCCCTAAAGTAGCAGAAATAACATCATCAATAGCGGTTCTTATTGGATTATGGGGACTGTTCAAATATGGAAAAATCGTAAATAGCCATATTTTATTGAGATTTCTGTGGATAGGAATTATTCTCCAACTAATATCTTGGGGGCTCGCCCAATATATTACCCCAGAGTGGGCAGAAAGCACGCCAAGGCTTAGTAACCTAAATGGCTGGTTTCTTTTTATTCCGTTTGCATGGCTCATTGCTCAAAAGAAAAATGCAATTTGGCTAATATGGGGAGCTGCAGCATTAGGCGTACTACTATCTCCTTGGATAACTGGAGAAGGATTTGATGAGTTAATAAGAGGCATTAATGGTAGTAGAGTAGATTTTAAGCTTTTAAATGCGCAACATATGGCTTTATTTTTTGGGTCAGTATTTATCGGCTTATGTTGCTTCAGCAAAACACTTTACAAAAGAAATACGTTATTAATAATACCTTTAGCATTGCTAATATATTATACATTACTAGTCGTTTACATTAGTCAAACACGTCAAGCGTGGATTTCACTTGCCATTACATTAACAACAATGTCTATTTTTTTGATTATTAAATACATAAAAAAGCAATCAACAAAAAAACAAATAAGTGCCATTCTACTCTTCATTATAACTTTAGTCATATTAAGCACTTTAGCTCTAAATAATGACAAAATAAAAGATAGATTTATGGCTGAAAAAGATTCTATATCAGCCATCACCTCGCTTAACTTTGATGACGTGCCATATTCTAGCTTTGGGATTAGATTTCATTCTTGGGTTGCCGCTACTGATTTTATAAAAGAAAAGCCCTTATTTGGCTGGGGCAACAATGGAAAGTCATTAGTAATGGAACATACAGAATGGTTGCCTAAAAATATCAAAGATAATTTTGGGCATCTTCATAACACTTACCTTGAGCTTCTAGTAAACTATGGTGTTTTAGGGTTATTATTTTATTTTTCTGTCTGGTTCATAATTGGAAAAATGCTTTTTAAAGAAATAAAACAAGGCAATATAGAGAAAGAATTTGGCTATATGTACATATCTATCTTTATATTCTGGAGCATAATGAATTGCTTTGAATCTTATCAGAATTTCTGGACTGGGGAATTTTATTTCAACATATTCATGGCTGGCATTTTATCAAAGGTATGGCGTATAAAATCACTAGAAAAATATAAAAATATTTGATACACCTCGAATTAAGTTTATATAATAAACCAATAATCTCAAACTATAAAAAGTTAAAACGTTAAAAATGATTAATATCGTATTATGTTCAGATGAAAACTACGCAGCATACAGTGCAACAGTGATGATTTCATCATTGCTGAATACAACATCTCCGGAAAAATTCGCATTTTACTTATTAACACCGGGACTAAAAATTGAAACGGAAAAAAAGCTAAAAAAAGCGATTCAAGACTATGATGCTCAATTACATATTGTTAATGTAGATACCTCTAACCTAAATTCTTTAAATATACATTTAGGTAGGTTTGGAATAGGTGCACTTCTGCGTCTCTATATGCATTTTTATCTACCCGAGCATGTGGAAAAAGTCATTTATCTTGATTGCGATTTATTAGTATTAGGAGATCTAGCAGATCTATGGAAAAAAAATCTAAATGGTCTTCCTGTGGGTGCTGTTACCGACCTTTGCTCTCCAGAGGTTTTCAAAAAAAGACATGAAAGTTATTTCAATAGCGGTGTACTGTTAATTGATTTAATCAAATGGAAAAAAGATCAAATAGGTGAAAAATCACTTTCTTACCTGAACGAGAATTCAAAAAACTTAAAATATCCAGATCAAGATGCTTTGAATTATATTTTAAAAGACAAATATCAGCCTGTCGATCTTAGCTGGAACGTCCAACCAACATCATACTCTGCATATGAAAAAAACTATGATTACTTGCAAAAAAGAAAAGATGAACTTTATCAATCAATTAAAAAATCAAATATTATACATTTTATTGGTTCGCTGAAACCATGGCATCCAAACTGCACTCATCCGATGCAAGAATTATTTATTGATTTTTCCAAACACACACCATGGCCAATTGATATTAAAAAATTACGAACAACCCTGTCTATCTCAGAAAAAATAAGGCTTATTTTGAAGAAGAAAAAAATACAGAGACGCAGAAAAATGACTGAATATAAAAAAAACAGCATCACCTAATATATTTTCAAAAAAAGAATACTTTTTATGACTAAATATCTTTAAAAAGCGTTAAAACAGTGTTGAGATTTTTTTTAGAACACAAATAGTTACCACTCTCCACATAACACCTCAACTCTGGGGCATTACCAGACGGTCTTAAATGCACAATGTCGCCGTTGTTGAGCGTCATGCGTAATCCATCCGTTTCATCGATTGAGACGACGTGAGGCACATCACCATCTTGCGCTATCGCGGATAATAATTCAGCCTGCTTTGACTGATTTGCCTTAATATCAGCAATCAGCTGTCGACTGGTTTCCGATGGAATACCTTTAATGCGATCACTCGCGGTGAAACGTGCAGGAAACTCAGCCGTCAATCGGCTAATAGGGCACGCTTGCTCAAACGACATAGCCAATACAATTAAAGCAGGTAATACGGAATCGCGCGTTGGTAACGCGTGCAATGTTTGCCCGTTCACCACAAAATCCGCCCCGACTAGAAAACCGCCATTGGCTTCATAACCCACCAAT contains these protein-coding regions:
- a CDS encoding SLBB domain-containing protein; this translates as MRLDKRLIATLMMILAGNAVAFTPSAAQINQLKNLPKAQQEALARQYGVDLDSMMGGGTSASPVQQAPVLAPISNSAPQPQTDNNTAKENSTTKTPLFGYDVLNGGDMGFTVVDDLPVPLDYQVGPGDVINLQMFGKSSQNASLTIDRDGTINLPELGPLAVSGQNFEQLRQQIINVIKQKVIGVDVSVTMGAMRTMQVYIVGEATQPGAYNVNGLTTITQALLASGGVKQSGSLRHIQLKRKGKVVTEFDLYDLLINGDTSKDVRLSSGDTLFIPMRNNRITIEGQVARPATYELKDDASLNTLLATAGGAKPQAFLSKVNVRRTNAKGVQQITLDLSTAAGRRFTLEDGDEIRLDSVASSLKNAIAVRGEVARQGALSFTPGMRVRDAIGSIDNGLKQSADVNYALLVREINQNQHIEVYQFSLLEALTNPTSLDNLVLQEKDQIFVFDNGLAQGYWFGSYANSKAKGEQGGTSKEREVLDAQTGAIVVQAEATELDVAGINQVSNAAELRKASRESLLEPILDRLKEQASFSRPAQLIEISGAVKFPGTYPLVKNVKVSSLLAAAGGLAENAYLNSAELSRRVATSGDPALDRVNFSLNDAISGKYPIQLGPMDHLIIKTQPGWQEGMIVELQGEFIFPGRYTFQRGETLKDVIERAGGFTEFAYPDGAVLSRERLKRQEAERLKYINAQLKQEISNMSLRRQGSTSSTDPAQAIAIVDQLDQAEPVGRLVIDLNRAMAGNQQANLMLEKGDKLFVPALNPVVSIVGEVQFTSHHTFDPALTVDDYILSAGGTKRQADTDRVYIVKANGSVEMPNNSFWFSRQYDPLAPGDTVIVPINTDYLDGLSTLSTATQILYQIGVAWSAIKD
- a CDS encoding Wzz/FepE/Etk N-terminal domain-containing protein, with product MNDNYQLPSQHYQQHDDEIDLKELFLALWKGKWIIIFSTFVFAVGGVLYALSQPNTYKAEAILASASAGQGGGLSAMASQFGGLASLAGISLGGGGTDDKAMALATLQSRQFLNAFINKYDILVPLMAGEKWHPADDTLIINPELYSTEQQQWIREVEPGKSPQPTDWEAYKTFKTMLAISEAKDTGLVNLSITHLSPTIAKQWVDWLVIDLNAWVKNNSLSDTRRNISYLEEQIDKTNIADMQSVFYQLIEEQTKKLMLAEVQDEFAFKIIDPAVVPEEKAGPKRALICVLAVLLGGMLGTAIVLIRFAFTKKD
- a CDS encoding lysine exporter LysO family protein, whose translation is MTILTTLGPLLIALLFGYWVNIKLFTPARVAKGLEQLVYLILGLIGFSLGALDNLTEKLLIAGYQAIVFFGLISVLSLAGLYFSGLRFGGTHADSLAQGPSDSKTHALIDALKTIAWVIGGVIVGIFAKDWLTGVDELVTGLLYILLFLIGCQLRQGNHRLRKLFLNSQGVIIALVTIFTTLLAGWIGSLILGLSWNQGLAVVSGFGWYSLSGILITGLGDPVLGTTAFLLDLGREILALMLIPFLARLNSHMSVGYSGATAMDFTLPMLGKFHGAQIIPVCIASGFIMSILVPVLIPLFMGIS
- a CDS encoding glycosyltransferase, translating into MRTLVVVRTLKTGGMERVAVNLADAFADQGHESHLLYFKIRKDPLYPNNKSVILHEFNVNKLAIGRPLSIFAEITAKLCNLAWRKSHFLIAGWYGGQQLQEKVAQLEKQYGQFDRIVFRGEGTYESVWSFQHDNAIYVLENIVKANSNSKRLSKKRFHALFQNKQLAAVSNGVKNAAIALFDKENITPQHIQVITNPCPIEQIRQQANAEKPQGMPDGPYIVNVARLVPQKDQQMLLEAYAKSRTTLPLVIVGEGKLKTELQNTAKSLGIDNKVHFVGNQANPYVWMKHASLFVLSSKFEGLGIVLFESLACGTPIISVDCPGGVRDIFKDELESYLCEQNADALAQKIDQIVEQNGYPIQEKWIEDFKPENVVKAFLHKPHPL
- a CDS encoding IS4 family transposase; protein product: MLLSSLLPDNSISIDKRTYTALSDVVSSVKEGARLSLTAIGRKLGEDANVIEKYCIKRVDRLLGNIQLHQCRNQFYKTLASHFSSQEFLPIIVDWSSVYDFSFVLLRASVAFQGRAFTLYEEVHPEGAMNNHKRHVDFLNNLKQILPSDCTPIICTDAGFKVPWFKAIEQLDWYWLARTRGTVKCQTDKRPQWTLVDGYHHQATTKPMELSGLRLSKQQQWPCRGVLYKSPRPTKKKSKPVKRPNCNNYKKCSKANREPWFLVSNLPKGEFPPLALVNIYKRRMTIEEAFRDTKNEYYGLGLKRSRSQSIERLQTLLLIALLAQWCLYVIGKAAEMQGYHRHFQSNTITTRRVLSYCYLAKRILKTSRYEITERMLFEALDLLLLETKC
- a CDS encoding FKBP-type peptidyl-prolyl cis-trans isomerase → MKKIVMKKTLIAALVMSSVSFAYADDSTIKLDSKEQRLGYSIGTMFGSRMSQDFSELDMKTFMAGFQDAFAGKEGQMTMDEVTQTIQSYQQEQMEKAQLEEAKAAEEAKAASAAWLKEKEAEDGVKKTESGLLYKVITVGKGEKPSATDTVEVDYEGSLTDGTVFDSSYKRGEAITFPLNGVIPGWTEGLQLMPVGSKYELYIPADLAYGPGGTGPIPAYAALKFVVELHKVVNEESETEAAK
- a CDS encoding O-antigen ligase family protein; amino-acid sequence: MTFSATGFTRIFERRSSEDQPAWLIYIGTLSVIIYAISRTGFPKVAEITSSIAVLIGLWGLFKYGKIVNSHILLRFLWIGIILQLISWGLAQYITPEWAESTPRLSNLNGWFLFIPFAWLIAQKKNAIWLIWGAAALGVLLSPWITGEGFDELIRGINGSRVDFKLLNAQHMALFFGSVFIGLCCFSKTLYKRNTLLIIPLALLIYYTLLVVYISQTRQAWISLAITLTTMSIFLIIKYIKKQSTKKQISAILLFIITLVILSTLALNNDKIKDRFMAEKDSISAITSLNFDDVPYSSFGIRFHSWVAATDFIKEKPLFGWGNNGKSLVMEHTEWLPKNIKDNFGHLHNTYLELLVNYGVLGLLFYFSVWFIIGKMLFKEIKQGNIEKEFGYMYISIFIFWSIMNCFESYQNFWTGEFYFNIFMAGILSKVWRIKSLEKYKNI
- a CDS encoding glycosyltransferase family 8 protein translates to MINIVLCSDENYAAYSATVMISSLLNTTSPEKFAFYLLTPGLKIETEKKLKKAIQDYDAQLHIVNVDTSNLNSLNIHLGRFGIGALLRLYMHFYLPEHVEKVIYLDCDLLVLGDLADLWKKNLNGLPVGAVTDLCSPEVFKKRHESYFNSGVLLIDLIKWKKDQIGEKSLSYLNENSKNLKYPDQDALNYILKDKYQPVDLSWNVQPTSYSAYEKNYDYLQKRKDELYQSIKKSNIIHFIGSLKPWHPNCTHPMQELFIDFSKHTPWPIDIKKLRTTLSISEKIRLILKKKKIQRRRKMTEYKKNSIT